One window of Vidua chalybeata isolate OUT-0048 chromosome 14, bVidCha1 merged haplotype, whole genome shotgun sequence genomic DNA carries:
- the CHRDL1 gene encoding chordin-like protein 1 isoform X2 produces MIKMERKWILEDFHFIFFGVLCLLFIDGGKLEQVKHSDTYCVFQDKKYHVGERWHPYLEPYGLVYCVNCLCSENGNVLCSRIRCPSLHCASPVHVPQLCCPRCPDSLFSVSSKITGKSCEYNGTTYHHGEMFVAEGLFQNRQANQCAQCSCSEGNVYCGLKTCPKLTCSFPVSVPESCCPVCRGDGELSWEHSDGDIFRQPANREARHSYHRSHYELSPSSARQAVSMPRFPSARSNRGALPDPQQASGTIVQIVINNKHRHGRVCVSNGKTYSHGESWHPNLRAFGIVECVLCTCNITKQECKKIHCPEQYPCKYPQKVEGKCCKVCPEDVPSQTFDNKDYFCGKETFPVYESIFTEEGETIRKIAIEIEKPPQIEIHVWTIRRGILHHLYVEKLSKREFEGLPYFKLITRTTLSQWKIFSEGEAQISQMCESRVCRTELEDLVKVLYLEKSEKGHC; encoded by the exons atgataaagatggaaagaaagtgGATATTGGaggattttcattttatcttttttggTGTGCTCTGTCTCCTTTTCATAGATGGAGGTAAACTAGAACAAGTAAAAC ATTCAGATACATACTGTGTGTTTCAAGATAAGAAATACCATGTAGGAGAAAGATGGCATCCTTATCTAGAACCGTATGGCCTTGTTTACTGCGTTAATTGTCTTTGTTCAGAG AATGGAAATGTTTTGTGCAGCAGAATAAGATGCCCAAGTCTACACTGTGCTTCCCCTGTGCATGTaccacagctgtgctgcccacGATGCCCAG ATTCCCTTTTCTCAGTAAGCAGCAAAATCACTGGGAAATCCTGTGAATACAATGGCACCACCTACCACCATGGAGAAATGTTCGTGGCTGAGGGGCTTTTCCAAAACAGGCAAGCAAACCAGTGTGCCCAGTGCAGCTGCTCA GAAGGAAATGTGTACTGTGGATTGAAGACTTGTCCCAAGTTAACTTGCTCTTTCCCAGTTTCTGTTCCAGAGTCCTGCTGTCCAGTTTGCAGAG GAGATGGAGAATTATCATGGGAACATTCTGATGGAGACATATTCCGGCAGCCAGCCAACAGGGAAGCT AGACACTCCTACCATCGCTCCCATTACGAGCTgtcacccagctctgccaggcaggcagTCAGCATGCCACGatttcccagtgccaggagtAACCGTGGAGCACTCCCAGATCCCCAGCAGGCCTCAGGAACAATCGTACAGATCGTCATCAACAACAAGCACAGGCACGGACGAG ttTGTGTTTCAAATGGCAAAACATACTCGCATGGTGAATCTTGGCATCCCAATCTCCGGGCCTTTGGAATCGTAGAGTGTGTGTTGTGCACCTGCAACATCACCAAACAAGAATGTAAGAAAATTCACTGTCCAGAACAATATCCCTGCAAATACCCTCAGAAAGTAGAAGGAAAATGCTGTAAAGTCTGTCCAG aagatgTGCCAAGTCAAACCTTTGACAACAAAGATTACTTCTGTGGGAAAGAGACATTTCCTGTCTATGAATCCATTTTCACAGAGGAAGGAGAAACCATCAGGAAAATTGCAATAGAGATTGAAAAGCCACCTCAAATAGAAATACATGTGTGGACAATTAGAAGAG gGATTCTGCATCACCTCTATGTTGAAAAATTGTCCAAGAGAGAATTTGAAGGACTTCCTTACTTCAAGCTGATAACAAGGACAACCCTCA
- the CHRDL1 gene encoding chordin-like protein 1 isoform X1, with translation MIKMERKWILEDFHFIFFGVLCLLFIDGGKLEQVKHSDTYCVFQDKKYHVGERWHPYLEPYGLVYCVNCLCSENGNVLCSRIRCPSLHCASPVHVPQLCCPRCPEDSLFSVSSKITGKSCEYNGTTYHHGEMFVAEGLFQNRQANQCAQCSCSEGNVYCGLKTCPKLTCSFPVSVPESCCPVCRGDGELSWEHSDGDIFRQPANREARHSYHRSHYELSPSSARQAVSMPRFPSARSNRGALPDPQQASGTIVQIVINNKHRHGRVCVSNGKTYSHGESWHPNLRAFGIVECVLCTCNITKQECKKIHCPEQYPCKYPQKVEGKCCKVCPEDVPSQTFDNKDYFCGKETFPVYESIFTEEGETIRKIAIEIEKPPQIEIHVWTIRRGILHHLYVEKLSKREFEGLPYFKLITRTTLSQWKIFSEGEAQISQMCESRVCRTELEDLVKVLYLEKSEKGHC, from the exons atgataaagatggaaagaaagtgGATATTGGaggattttcattttatcttttttggTGTGCTCTGTCTCCTTTTCATAGATGGAGGTAAACTAGAACAAGTAAAAC ATTCAGATACATACTGTGTGTTTCAAGATAAGAAATACCATGTAGGAGAAAGATGGCATCCTTATCTAGAACCGTATGGCCTTGTTTACTGCGTTAATTGTCTTTGTTCAGAG AATGGAAATGTTTTGTGCAGCAGAATAAGATGCCCAAGTCTACACTGTGCTTCCCCTGTGCATGTaccacagctgtgctgcccacGATGCCCAG AAGATTCCCTTTTCTCAGTAAGCAGCAAAATCACTGGGAAATCCTGTGAATACAATGGCACCACCTACCACCATGGAGAAATGTTCGTGGCTGAGGGGCTTTTCCAAAACAGGCAAGCAAACCAGTGTGCCCAGTGCAGCTGCTCA GAAGGAAATGTGTACTGTGGATTGAAGACTTGTCCCAAGTTAACTTGCTCTTTCCCAGTTTCTGTTCCAGAGTCCTGCTGTCCAGTTTGCAGAG GAGATGGAGAATTATCATGGGAACATTCTGATGGAGACATATTCCGGCAGCCAGCCAACAGGGAAGCT AGACACTCCTACCATCGCTCCCATTACGAGCTgtcacccagctctgccaggcaggcagTCAGCATGCCACGatttcccagtgccaggagtAACCGTGGAGCACTCCCAGATCCCCAGCAGGCCTCAGGAACAATCGTACAGATCGTCATCAACAACAAGCACAGGCACGGACGAG ttTGTGTTTCAAATGGCAAAACATACTCGCATGGTGAATCTTGGCATCCCAATCTCCGGGCCTTTGGAATCGTAGAGTGTGTGTTGTGCACCTGCAACATCACCAAACAAGAATGTAAGAAAATTCACTGTCCAGAACAATATCCCTGCAAATACCCTCAGAAAGTAGAAGGAAAATGCTGTAAAGTCTGTCCAG aagatgTGCCAAGTCAAACCTTTGACAACAAAGATTACTTCTGTGGGAAAGAGACATTTCCTGTCTATGAATCCATTTTCACAGAGGAAGGAGAAACCATCAGGAAAATTGCAATAGAGATTGAAAAGCCACCTCAAATAGAAATACATGTGTGGACAATTAGAAGAG gGATTCTGCATCACCTCTATGTTGAAAAATTGTCCAAGAGAGAATTTGAAGGACTTCCTTACTTCAAGCTGATAACAAGGACAACCCTCA